The following proteins are co-located in the Mesorhizobium australicum WSM2073 genome:
- a CDS encoding helix-turn-helix domain-containing protein, translating into MDDIANDISSTIGRRIHTERTMRDWSLAELAEQSGVSKAMLSTIERGVTSPTAALLVRIAAAFGMTLSTLIARAELQGGGLLRAAGQPVWRDPDTGYVRRHLSPACDMPLELIKVHLPAGAKVSLPAASYAFIKQQIWLISGKLEFTEGDQVHRLEPGDCLALGAPSDCTFHALEPGADYLVALVRS; encoded by the coding sequence ATGGATGATATAGCGAACGACATTTCCTCGACCATCGGCAGGCGTATCCATACCGAAAGGACCATGCGGGACTGGTCGCTGGCCGAACTCGCCGAACAGTCCGGTGTTTCCAAGGCAATGCTGAGCACGATCGAGCGTGGCGTGACCAGCCCGACGGCGGCACTTCTGGTGCGCATAGCGGCGGCCTTCGGCATGACGCTCTCGACCCTCATCGCACGGGCGGAATTGCAGGGCGGCGGGCTGCTGCGCGCAGCCGGCCAGCCAGTGTGGCGCGACCCCGACACAGGCTATGTCAGGCGGCATTTGTCGCCGGCCTGCGACATGCCGCTCGAACTGATCAAGGTCCATCTGCCGGCGGGCGCGAAGGTCAGCTTGCCGGCGGCTTCCTACGCCTTCATCAAGCAGCAGATCTGGCTGATCTCGGGAAAACTCGAATTCACCGAGGGTGACCAGGTGCACAGGCTCGAACCGGGCGACTGCCTGGCGCTCGGAGCGCCGTCGGATTGCACCTTTCATGCGCTGGAGCCGGGCGCCGATTATCTCGTCGCCCTGGTCAGGAGCTGA
- a CDS encoding GNAT family N-acetyltransferase, translating into MNVIEIGPLTASRETLAQLTDLLVETVAAGGSVSFMHPLALDVASAFWETSLAAAARGQRMVLGAWDGGALVGTVTLLLDCPPNQPHRAEIAKLMTSVGQRGRGVGTRLMRAAERLAAEKGRTLLVLDTASEEGASGLYEKLGFTLAGEVPDYALKPHGGLTGTLIYWKRIGTASR; encoded by the coding sequence ATGAACGTCATAGAAATCGGGCCGTTGACCGCAAGCCGGGAAACACTCGCACAGCTGACCGATCTGCTGGTCGAAACGGTTGCCGCCGGCGGATCGGTCAGCTTCATGCATCCGCTGGCGTTGGATGTTGCCAGCGCGTTCTGGGAGACGTCGCTGGCCGCGGCGGCACGAGGGCAAAGAATGGTGCTTGGGGCATGGGACGGCGGCGCTCTGGTCGGCACCGTCACCCTGCTGCTCGACTGTCCGCCCAATCAGCCGCATCGGGCCGAGATCGCCAAGCTGATGACATCGGTCGGGCAGCGGGGCAGGGGTGTCGGGACGCGCCTGATGCGAGCCGCCGAACGCCTCGCGGCGGAGAAGGGACGCACGCTGCTGGTTCTGGATACGGCGAGCGAAGAGGGTGCGTCGGGACTTTATGAGAAGCTTGGCTTCACCTTGGCCGGCGAAGTTCCGGACTATGCGCTGAAGCCGCATGGCGGGCTGACGGGCACGCTGATCTACTGGAAGCGCATCGGCACAGCGTCGCGGTAA
- a CDS encoding LysR family transcriptional regulator, with amino-acid sequence MARRTAPTLPPLDWLRSFEAAARLSNFTAAAAELGLTQAAVSQHIRLLEERLKTRLFSRLARGVALSPEGAAYLPHIQSAFATIGSSTTELFEPRAVQTVSLRVPISFALLALVPALPDLAEALPRIQLDLVTIHRPTDYDLPGSALDIRFGNGSFPGREAERLTAERLVPVASPALASAADWTSLPLLLVAGAREMWAEWFAAAGLAGHPRRSHRFDSFVAAMHAASAGAGVLLGSRPLIDAALDGGALVRLSVFELPSTSGHFLTGPSTAHLTSAEQDFRHWLLKRLAGKA; translated from the coding sequence ATGGCACGGCGAACCGCTCCTACCCTTCCTCCACTCGACTGGCTGCGCAGTTTCGAGGCTGCGGCACGGCTGTCGAACTTCACCGCGGCGGCAGCCGAACTCGGCCTGACCCAGGCGGCCGTCAGCCAGCACATCCGGCTGCTCGAGGAAAGGCTGAAGACGCGTCTGTTCTCGCGGCTGGCGCGTGGGGTCGCGCTGTCGCCGGAAGGTGCCGCCTACCTGCCCCACATCCAGTCGGCCTTCGCCACCATTGGCAGCAGCACCACGGAACTGTTCGAACCGCGCGCCGTCCAGACCGTCTCGCTCCGGGTGCCGATCTCGTTTGCGCTGCTGGCGCTGGTTCCGGCGCTGCCCGACCTCGCCGAGGCGCTGCCGCGCATCCAGCTTGATCTGGTGACGATCCATCGCCCGACCGACTACGATTTGCCAGGCTCGGCGCTCGACATCCGTTTCGGCAACGGATCCTTTCCCGGACGCGAGGCCGAGAGGCTGACCGCCGAGCGGCTTGTGCCGGTGGCAAGCCCGGCCTTGGCCAGTGCCGCCGACTGGACATCGCTGCCGCTGCTTCTGGTGGCCGGCGCACGCGAGATGTGGGCCGAATGGTTCGCGGCGGCCGGATTGGCCGGCCATCCCCGGCGCTCGCATCGCTTCGACAGTTTCGTTGCCGCCATGCATGCGGCGAGCGCCGGTGCCGGCGTCCTCCTTGGGTCGCGGCCCCTAATCGACGCGGCGCTCGACGGCGGAGCGCTGGTCCGGCTTTCCGTTTTTGAGCTGCCCAGCACGTCAGGGCATTTCCTGACGGGGCCGTCGACCGCGCACCTGACCAGCGCCGAGCAGGATTTCCGCCATTGGCTGCTGAAGCGCCTCGCCGGGAAGGCATGA
- the tmpA gene encoding 2-trimethylaminoethylphosphonate dioxygenase, with protein MLTHVLVGDEGRTIELGWTEGKRTRFHAVWLRDNALDDKTRSAGNGQRLITILDIPAKTRIGAAAIKAGALEISFEPEGKTVSFPAQWLRANAYDRDETRQPGWTGDVIQRWTRATMQNAVPRASYPAALHGRGVLREWLSAVRTYGFAVMDGLPAESGALCKVSDLFGYIRETNYGRWFEVRAEVNPNNLAYTNLGLQAHTDNPYRDPVPTLQILSCIENTVEGGESSVVDGFAVAAALQTENPEGFRLLSSHAARFEYAGSSGVRLQAKRPMIELGPDGELICIRFNNRSLAPTVDVSFAEMGAYYAAYRRFAELIEDPSFEVTFKLEPGQAFIVDNTRVMHARKAFSGTGKRWLQGCYADKDGLLSTLAAIEHGFKEAAE; from the coding sequence ATGCTCACCCACGTGCTGGTTGGCGATGAAGGCAGAACAATCGAACTTGGTTGGACAGAAGGCAAGCGTACCCGCTTCCACGCCGTCTGGCTGCGCGACAACGCGCTTGACGACAAGACGCGCAGCGCCGGCAATGGCCAACGCCTGATCACCATCCTCGACATTCCGGCGAAGACGAGAATTGGCGCTGCCGCCATCAAGGCCGGAGCGCTGGAGATCAGCTTCGAGCCGGAGGGAAAAACGGTCAGCTTTCCCGCCCAATGGCTGCGTGCGAACGCCTATGATCGCGACGAGACACGCCAGCCTGGTTGGACAGGCGATGTCATCCAGCGCTGGACCAGGGCGACGATGCAGAACGCGGTGCCGCGCGCCAGCTATCCGGCGGCCTTGCATGGCCGCGGTGTCCTGCGCGAATGGCTTTCGGCGGTGAGGACTTATGGTTTTGCGGTGATGGACGGGCTGCCGGCCGAATCCGGGGCGCTGTGCAAGGTGTCCGACCTGTTCGGCTATATCAGGGAGACCAATTACGGGCGCTGGTTCGAAGTGCGCGCCGAGGTCAACCCGAACAATCTCGCCTACACCAATCTCGGCCTGCAGGCGCATACCGACAATCCCTATCGCGATCCGGTGCCGACGCTGCAGATCCTGTCCTGCATCGAGAACACGGTGGAGGGCGGTGAATCCAGCGTCGTCGACGGCTTTGCCGTCGCGGCCGCTCTTCAAACGGAAAATCCCGAAGGTTTTCGGCTGTTGAGTTCCCATGCGGCGCGGTTCGAATATGCGGGGTCGTCCGGCGTGCGGCTGCAGGCGAAGCGCCCGATGATCGAGCTTGGACCCGACGGCGAACTGATCTGCATCCGCTTCAACAACCGTTCGCTGGCGCCGACCGTCGACGTGTCGTTCGCCGAGATGGGCGCTTATTATGCCGCCTACCGCCGCTTCGCCGAGCTGATCGAGGATCCATCCTTCGAAGTCACCTTCAAGCTCGAGCCCGGCCAGGCCTTCATCGTCGACAACACCCGCGTCATGCATGCCCGCAAGGCGTTTTCCGGCACCGGCAAGCGCTGGCTGCAGGGATGCTACGCCGACAAGGACGGCCTGTTGTCGACGCTCGCGGCGATCGAACACGGCTTCAAGGAGGCCGCGGAATGA
- the tmpB gene encoding (R)-1-hydroxy-2-trimethylaminoethylphosphonate oxygenase yields the protein MIGQDLNADTIVEFIADIFERRGAESYLGEPVTMSEHMLQGAWLAEQDGAPDVLVAAALLHDIGHYTSEFGTYSPDDVEDKHHDEAGGEVLAPFFPPVIVECVRLHVAAKRYLCAADPTYFSRLSPASVHTLSLQGGPMSADEVAAFRENPFHEEAVRVRIWDEGGKVANMRTRAFRDYVPLLQRVVHDFANRP from the coding sequence ATGATCGGCCAGGATCTGAACGCGGACACCATCGTCGAATTCATCGCCGACATTTTTGAGCGCCGGGGCGCCGAATCCTATCTCGGCGAGCCGGTGACGATGTCCGAGCATATGCTGCAAGGGGCTTGGCTGGCGGAACAGGATGGAGCCCCAGACGTGCTGGTGGCCGCCGCGCTGCTGCACGACATCGGCCATTACACCAGCGAGTTCGGCACCTATTCGCCTGACGATGTCGAGGACAAGCACCATGACGAGGCCGGCGGCGAAGTGCTGGCGCCGTTCTTCCCGCCTGTCATCGTCGAGTGCGTCCGGCTGCACGTTGCCGCCAAGCGCTATCTCTGCGCCGCCGACCCGACCTATTTCTCCAGGCTGTCGCCGGCTTCGGTTCATACCTTGTCGCTGCAGGGCGGACCGATGAGTGCCGACGAGGTGGCTGCGTTCCGCGAGAACCCGTTCCATGAGGAAGCGGTGCGGGTTCGCATCTGGGACGAGGGCGGCAAGGTCGCCAATATGCGGACGCGGGCGTTTCGCGACTATGTGCCGTTGCTGCAGCGCGTCGTGCACGACTTCGCCAATCGGCCCTGA
- a CDS encoding NAD(P)/FAD-dependent oxidoreductase: MLERTPTTKAQALLDKLGKALETGDIDAAVNCFQADCYWRDLVTFTWNLRTMEGQEQVRDMLKATLAGTRPSDWRVAEGEEATEADGVTTAWITFETEVARGFGLVRFKGDLIWTLLTTMAELKGHEEKAGFNRPLGAKHGHGKDRKSWREERDDEIAELGRGKQPYVVIIGGGQGGIALGARLRQLGVSAIIIEKNERPGDSWRKRYKSLCLHDPVWYDHLPYIDFPKNWPVFAPKDKIGDWLEMYTKVMELNYWSSTSAKSAKYDETAKEWTVVVERDGEEIVLKPKQLVLATGMSGKANWPKYKGQDIFKGEQQHSSTHPGPDKYRGKKVVVIGSNNSAHDICAALWERGADVTMVQRSSTHIVKSDTLMDIGLSALYSEQAVENGMTTRKADLIFASLPYRILHEFQIPLYQQMKERDAKFYADLEKAGFLLDWGDDGSGLFMKYLRRGSGYYIDVGACDLVIDGSIKLKSGPGAAVRELTQTGVKFADGTELPADLVIYATGYGSMNGWAADLISQEVADKVGKVWGLGSNTAKDPGPWEGEQRNMWKPTQQEALWFHGGNLHQSRHYSQYLALQLKARQVGLPTPVYGLQQVHHKG, from the coding sequence ATGCTCGAGAGAACACCCACCACGAAGGCGCAGGCCCTGCTCGACAAGCTTGGCAAGGCGCTGGAGACCGGCGACATCGACGCGGCGGTCAACTGTTTCCAGGCGGATTGCTACTGGCGCGACCTCGTCACCTTCACCTGGAATCTCAGGACGATGGAGGGCCAGGAGCAGGTCCGCGACATGCTGAAAGCGACGCTGGCTGGAACCCGGCCGAGCGACTGGAGGGTGGCCGAAGGCGAGGAGGCGACCGAGGCGGACGGCGTCACCACCGCCTGGATCACCTTCGAGACCGAGGTGGCGCGCGGCTTCGGCCTGGTGCGGTTCAAGGGCGACCTGATCTGGACCTTGCTCACCACCATGGCCGAACTCAAGGGCCATGAGGAGAAGGCCGGTTTCAATCGGCCGCTCGGCGCCAAGCACGGTCACGGCAAGGACAGGAAATCCTGGCGCGAGGAGCGTGATGACGAGATCGCCGAACTCGGCCGCGGCAAGCAGCCTTATGTCGTGATCATCGGCGGTGGCCAGGGCGGCATTGCGCTCGGCGCGCGCCTGCGCCAGCTCGGCGTATCGGCCATCATCATTGAGAAGAACGAGCGTCCCGGCGATTCCTGGCGCAAGCGCTACAAGTCGCTCTGCCTGCACGATCCGGTCTGGTACGACCATCTGCCCTATATCGACTTCCCCAAGAACTGGCCGGTCTTCGCCCCGAAGGACAAGATCGGCGACTGGCTGGAGATGTACACGAAGGTGATGGAGCTGAACTACTGGTCCTCCACCTCGGCTAAATCCGCGAAATACGACGAGACGGCCAAGGAATGGACCGTCGTGGTCGAGCGAGACGGCGAAGAGATCGTGCTCAAGCCCAAGCAGTTGGTGCTGGCCACCGGCATGTCCGGCAAGGCGAACTGGCCGAAATACAAGGGCCAGGACATCTTCAAGGGCGAGCAGCAGCATTCCTCGACCCATCCCGGCCCCGACAAATATCGCGGCAAGAAGGTCGTGGTCATCGGCTCCAACAACTCCGCCCACGACATCTGCGCGGCTCTCTGGGAGAGAGGCGCGGACGTTACCATGGTGCAGCGCTCCTCCACCCATATCGTCAAGTCCGACACACTGATGGATATCGGGCTCAGCGCACTCTATTCCGAGCAGGCGGTGGAGAACGGCATGACGACGCGCAAGGCCGACCTGATCTTCGCCTCCCTGCCCTATCGCATCCTGCACGAGTTCCAGATCCCGCTTTACCAGCAGATGAAGGAACGCGACGCGAAGTTCTACGCGGACCTGGAAAAGGCCGGCTTCCTGCTCGACTGGGGCGATGACGGCTCAGGCCTGTTCATGAAATATCTGCGCCGGGGTTCGGGTTACTACATCGATGTCGGCGCCTGCGACCTGGTCATAGACGGCTCGATCAAGCTCAAGAGCGGACCAGGTGCGGCGGTGCGGGAATTGACGCAAACCGGCGTCAAATTCGCCGATGGCACCGAATTGCCGGCCGATCTCGTGATCTACGCCACAGGCTACGGCTCGATGAACGGATGGGCGGCGGACCTCATCTCGCAGGAGGTGGCTGACAAGGTCGGCAAGGTCTGGGGCCTTGGCTCCAACACCGCCAAGGATCCCGGCCCCTGGGAAGGCGAGCAGCGCAACATGTGGAAGCCGACCCAGCAGGAGGCGCTGTGGTTCCATGGCGGCAACCTCCATCAGTCACGCCACTATTCGCAATATCTGGCGCTGCAGCTCAAAGCCCGGCAGGTTGGCTTGCCGACACCAGTCTACGGGCTGCAGCAGGTCCATCACAAGGGATAG
- a CDS encoding acetolactate synthase 3 large subunit: MSNGQNERREMAGREMTGAEMVVQALKDNGVKHVFGYPGGAVLPIYDEIFQQDEVEHILVRHEQGAGHAAEGYARSTGKAGVMLVTSGPGATNAVTPLQDALMDSIPLVCLTGQVPTSLIGSDAFQECDTVGITRPCTKHNWLVKDVNELAATIHEAFHVATTGRPGPVVVDIPKDVQFAKGFYVPPQIAPRTSYQPKVQGDLEKIKAAVELMAGARKPVIYSGGGVINSGPEASHLLRELVDLAGFPITSTLMGLGAYPASGKNWLGMLGMHGTYEANMAMHDCDVMLCIGARFDDRITGRLNAFSPNSRKIHIDIDPSSINKNVHTEVPIIGDVGRVLEDMVRLWRATAKADKKALYPWWEQIAKWRGRDSLAFKMNNDVIMPQYAIQRLYELTKDMDTYITTEVGQHQMWAAQHYHFEKPNRWMTSGGLGTMGYGLPAALGVQIAHPDALVVDIAGDASVQMTMQEMSAAVQHDAPIKIFILNNQYMGMVRQWQQLLHGNRLSHSYTEAMPDFVKLAEAYGGHGIRCDKPDELDDAIKEMISVRKPVLFDCRVATLANCFPMIPSGKAHNEMLLPDEATDEVVANAIDAKGRELV; encoded by the coding sequence ATGAGCAATGGACAGAACGAGCGGCGCGAGATGGCAGGTAGGGAAATGACCGGCGCCGAAATGGTGGTGCAGGCGCTGAAGGACAATGGCGTCAAGCATGTCTTCGGTTATCCCGGCGGCGCCGTTCTCCCGATCTATGACGAGATCTTCCAGCAGGACGAGGTCGAGCACATCCTCGTGCGGCACGAGCAGGGCGCCGGCCATGCGGCAGAGGGATATGCGCGGTCGACCGGCAAGGCCGGCGTCATGCTGGTGACATCGGGTCCCGGCGCCACCAATGCGGTGACGCCGCTGCAGGATGCGCTGATGGATTCGATCCCGCTGGTCTGCCTGACCGGTCAGGTGCCGACCTCGCTCATCGGCTCCGACGCGTTCCAGGAATGCGACACGGTCGGCATTACGCGGCCCTGCACCAAGCACAACTGGCTGGTGAAGGACGTCAACGAACTCGCCGCGACCATCCACGAGGCGTTCCATGTCGCGACGACCGGCCGTCCCGGTCCGGTCGTGGTCGACATCCCGAAGGACGTGCAGTTCGCCAAGGGCTTTTATGTGCCGCCGCAGATCGCGCCGCGCACCAGCTACCAGCCCAAGGTCCAGGGCGACCTGGAGAAGATCAAGGCGGCGGTCGAACTGATGGCCGGCGCCAGGAAACCGGTGATCTATTCGGGCGGCGGTGTCATCAATTCCGGCCCTGAAGCGAGCCATCTCTTGCGCGAACTGGTCGACCTCGCCGGTTTCCCGATCACCTCGACGCTGATGGGGCTCGGCGCCTACCCGGCGTCGGGCAAGAACTGGCTCGGCATGCTCGGCATGCACGGCACCTACGAAGCCAACATGGCCATGCATGACTGCGACGTCATGCTCTGCATCGGCGCGCGCTTCGACGACCGTATCACCGGCAGGCTGAATGCGTTCTCGCCGAACTCGCGCAAGATCCACATCGATATCGATCCGTCCTCGATCAACAAGAACGTCCACACCGAAGTGCCCATCATCGGTGATGTCGGGCGGGTGCTGGAAGACATGGTGCGGCTGTGGCGGGCAACCGCCAAGGCCGACAAGAAGGCGCTCTACCCCTGGTGGGAGCAGATCGCCAAATGGCGCGGGCGCGATTCACTCGCCTTCAAGATGAACAACGACGTGATCATGCCGCAATACGCCATCCAGCGGCTCTACGAGCTGACCAAGGACATGGATACCTACATCACCACCGAGGTCGGCCAGCACCAGATGTGGGCGGCGCAGCATTATCATTTCGAGAAGCCGAACCGCTGGATGACCTCGGGCGGGCTGGGCACGATGGGCTACGGCCTGCCTGCCGCGCTCGGCGTGCAGATCGCGCATCCCGATGCGCTGGTCGTCGATATTGCCGGCGATGCTTCGGTGCAGATGACCATGCAGGAGATGAGCGCCGCCGTGCAGCACGACGCGCCGATCAAGATCTTCATCCTCAACAACCAGTATATGGGCATGGTGCGCCAGTGGCAGCAGCTGCTGCACGGCAATCGGTTGTCGCACTCCTACACCGAAGCGATGCCCGATTTCGTCAAGCTGGCCGAGGCCTATGGCGGCCATGGCATTCGCTGCGACAAGCCAGACGAACTGGATGACGCGATCAAGGAGATGATCTCGGTCAGGAAACCGGTGCTGTTCGACTGCCGCGTGGCGACGCTCGCCAACTGCTTCCCGATGATCCCGTCTGGCAAGGCGCATAACGAGATGCTGTTGCCGGACGAGGCCACCGACGAGGTAGTGGCCAATGCAATCGACGCCAAGGGCAGGGAACTGGTGTAG
- the ilvN gene encoding acetolactate synthase small subunit, whose translation MNAQHLQPTGSAYFIAKETERPENHTLSVLVDNEPGVLARVIGLFSGRGYNIESLTVSETEHEKHLSRITIVTRGTPHVLEQIKHQLERIVPVHRVVDLTVRSHEFGQERPLERELALVKVAGTGEARVEALRLADAFRASVIDANTEHFIFEITGKGSKLDQFIAIMKPLGLVEICRTGVAAMNRGPQGM comes from the coding sequence ATGAACGCACAGCACCTTCAACCCACCGGTTCCGCCTACTTCATCGCCAAGGAAACGGAACGGCCGGAAAACCACACGCTTTCCGTGCTGGTCGATAACGAACCGGGCGTGCTCGCCCGGGTCATCGGCCTGTTTTCCGGGCGTGGCTACAACATCGAGAGCCTGACCGTCTCGGAAACCGAGCATGAAAAACACCTGTCGCGCATCACCATCGTGACGCGCGGCACGCCGCATGTGCTGGAGCAGATCAAGCATCAGCTCGAGCGCATCGTGCCGGTGCATCGCGTGGTCGATCTCACCGTGCGTTCGCACGAGTTCGGACAGGAGCGGCCGCTGGAACGGGAACTGGCGCTGGTCAAGGTTGCCGGCACCGGCGAGGCCCGGGTCGAGGCGCTCAGGCTCGCCGACGCGTTCCGCGCCAGCGTCATCGACGCCAACACCGAGCATTTTATCTTCGAGATCACCGGCAAGGGCTCCAAGCTCGACCAGTTCATCGCCATTATGAAGCCGCTCGGCCTGGTCGAGATCTGCCGCACCGGCGTGGCAGCCATG